A section of the Oryzias latipes chromosome 8, ASM223467v1 genome encodes:
- the igfals gene encoding insulin-like growth factor-binding protein complex acid labile subunit, translating into MKTLIFLGVWVLGASLVLPDPDTAGQKEAEDPVRCSKGCTCLYDDYSLELSVYCSARNLTHIPGDMPSSTHSLWLDMNLFTSLPAASFRGLINLDFLNLQSGQLITLDPQAFKGLRSLAHVHLERNRLRALPGTIFQNTPNLASLSLHNNQISRIDERLFAGLSHMWLLNLGWNSLTVLPETVFHDLHSLRELILAGNRLAYLQPQLFQNLVELKELDLTGNHVKVIKANVFVKLTKLQKLYLARNQIVTIVPRAFVGMKSLRWLDLTNNKLTSLHEDTFLGLHSLHVLRLSNNSVTGIRPRTFRDLQYLEELQLSHNKIRVLGERIFDGLGHLEVLELQHNQVQEAQMGSFTGLSHVAVINLSGSCFSSLPDQMFKGLSKLHSLHLDRGCLTRIPAQAFVGLSGLRRLFLQHNNISVVEYRSFADLVGLLGLDLSFNKLEVLSPHTFSGLKNLEYLLLVNNDCRQFFPNGTEQLLPKLRYLDLRANLLTSVVPNFSDSMEKLLVSGNRWKCDCGALPLRSYSVGKPLVVPRQVETHAEGEEPDSTITIYNNITCTSPPHLVGQDLRDVSDEPFQNC; encoded by the coding sequence ATGAAAACCCTCATATTTCTTGGCGTTTGGGTGCTGGGAGCATCTCTGGTGTTGCCAGACCCCGACACGGCAGGACAGAAGGAGGCCGAAGACCCCGTCCGCTGCTCTAAGGGCTGCACCTGTCTGTACGATGACTACAGCTTGGAGCTCAGCGTGTACTGCAGCGCTCGTAACCTCACGCACATACCAGGTGACATGCCCTCGTCCACTCACTCTCTCTGGCTGGACATGAACTTGTTTACTTCCCTGCCGGCAGCATCATTTCGAGGCCTGATCAATCTGGATTTTTTGAATCTACAAAGCGGACAGTTGATTACCCTTGACCCTCAGGCTTTCAAAGGCCTCAGGTCATTGGCACATGTTCATCTGGAGAGAAATCGCCTGCGGGCGTTACCAGGTACAATCTTCCAAAACACACCTAACCTGGCTTCTCTTAGTCTCCATAACAACCAGATCAGTCGCATCGATGAAAGACTTTTCGCTGGACTGTCGCACATGTGGCTCCTTAACCTTGGGTGGAACTCACTAACGGTCCTGCCAGAGACGGTTTTCCATGATCTGCACAGTCTGAGGGAGCTCATTCTTGCAGGAAACAGACTTGCGTATCTGCAGCCGCAACTCTTCCAAAACCTCGTTGAACTAAAAGAGCTGGATCTGACCGGGAACCACGTCAAGGTCATAAAGGCCAATGTGTTTGTCAAACTCACTAAACTGCAAAAGCTTTACTTGGCCCGCAATCAGATTGTGACCATAGTACCGAGAGCGTTTGTGGGCATGAAGTCGCTCAGATGGCTGGATCTGACCAACAACAAGCTGACTTCTCTGCATGAAGACACCTTCTTGGGGCTGCACAGTCTTCACGTGCTGCGACTTTCCAACAACTCCGTCACTGGCATCCGGCCCAGGACATTCAGAGATCTGCAGTATTTGGAGGAACTGCAGCTCAGTCACAACAAGATTCGAGTTCTAGGGGAGAGAATTTTTGATGGGCTTGGCCATCTGGAAGTCctggagctgcagcacaatCAGGTGCAGGAAGCACAGATGGGGAGTTTCACAGGCCTGTCCCATGTGGCTGTCATCAACCTGTCTGGCAGTTGCTTCAGCAGTCTGCCCGATCAAATGTTCAAAGGTCTGTCGAAGCTCCACAGCCTACATCTGGACAGAGGTTGCCTTACGCGCATCCCCGCTCAAGCATTTGTTGGACTCTCTGGTTTACGGAGGCTCTTCCTTCAACACAACAATATCTCTGTGGTGGAATACCGGAGCTTTGCAGATCTAGTGGGACTGCTAGGACTGGACTTGAGTTTTAACAAGCTGGAGGTTCTTTCCCCGCACACTTTCTCTGGTCTGAAGAATTTGGAGTATTTGCTGTTAGTCAACAATGATTGTCGACAGTTTTTTCCAAACGGAACAGAGCAACTGCTTCCAAAACTGCGTTACCTCGACCTCAGAGCGAATCTGCTGACAAGCGTGGTCCCGAACTTCTCAGACAGCATGGAAAAACTTTTGGTGTCCGGGAATCGATGGAAATGTGACTGCGGCGCTCTCCCCCTGAGGAGCTACAGCGTGGGGAAACCGCTGGTGGTCCCTCGGCAGGTGGAGACCCACGCAGAGGGTGAAGAACCAGACTCCACTATTACCATATATAACAACATCACCTGCACGAGCCCGCCACATCTGGTGGGTCAGGACCTGCGCGACGTGAGCGATGAACCCTTTCAAAACTGCTGA